A stretch of DNA from Paracoccus methylovorus:
TGCGGATTTGCGGCGTCGGGTCGGCGCACAGATCCTCATAGCGCAGGATCATCGGTCTGGCGGCCTCCAGACCTTTCAGCCCGGTCGTGGTAACGGCAGACCAGAATGCGCCGCTGTCCCGAAGGCTGGGCTGACGGGCGATGATGCTGCGGACGCCAAAGCAGTTGCCGATTGCCACGACAGCGGGCCAGAAAGCGCCCCGCCCGAAATGACGGCGCGGGTCCAGCAGGTCGATCCCCAGCGTCCCGCACCAGCGCCAGCACCAGATCGCCAGCCGGGCGGCGGGATAGTCACGCATGGAAAGCGCCGTCTCGGGGCCATTGCGCAACAAAAGGACGGTGCGCGCTTCGGGGAACATCTCGCACAGCGTTCCGGCTGCGACCAGCGATCCGCCAGAGCGCTCGACCCATACGCGGCGCGGGCCAAGATGCCGGGCCATCGCCCGGAACAGCCCGCGATACTGATCGGCCAGAGATGCGCGCTCTCGCGTCGCGATGTCTTGCCGAAGGGCATCGAACAGCGCGTCGGCGTCTTGCGTCAGATGCGGCAGCGTGACGGCCAGGATGGGTGGGCAGTGCCAGGGATCATGCGCGGGGCTGCCTGCGCGCCCATACAGGAATTCGGAAGGCGCGGCATCGGGATTGGCCACCTGGGACATTGCGCGAGAGGGTCGGGCCAGATGCGACCAGAACCGTCGCCCGCTTAGCCGTGCGGGGCGAAAGGCATTATGGCCGACCGAGGCGAATAATTCGGAAATCGAAAGAATATCGGGATGCTCGCGTAGTATCCGCGACACGAGGGTCGAGCCGCAGCGGGCCGAACCAAGGATCAACCCTCCTTGCATCAAGCCATCGTGCATCATACGGCCCCCGCACGGATTGCCGCGACCATGCGATCCACATCCGCCTGTGCCAAGGCATGTGGGTCTTGCCGCGTGACCAGATCCAGCCGGTCGCTGGCAGCCAGCGCCACGATGCCGTGCACCGACAGGAACAGTTGCTCGGCCAGCAAGCGCGGAGAGGATTGCGGTTCCAGCATGGCCAGCGGGGCGGCAATGCGGTCGATCAGCCCGTCGATGAGTGCCAGATACCAGTCGGGAAAGCTTTCGGTGACACGGGGGCCCTCGAACAATCCGCGCCAGACGACTTTTCGGGCCAGCATGAAGCCAAGGTAAACCTCGGCCAGCGCGTGCAGCCGTTCCTGGGGGTTGGCAACGCTTACCGCGTCGATGGCCTGCGCCAGTTCGGTGAAGGTGTGGCGGTTCACCTCATGCAGGACGGCGCTCATATTCCGAAACAGGTTGTAGATCGTGCCGGGCGTTACCCCCACGCCCGATGCCAGCGCCCGTGCGGTCAAAGCCTCGGGGCCGCCCTGTTCCAGCAACTGCCGTGCAACCTCGACGCATCGGGCGTGCAGCTCATTCGGGTCATACTGTCGGGGTCGTGCCATCTGGGTTCCTAAACATGGTTCAAAAACCTGCTTGACGGGAATTGCAAGCTTTGTCAAGGTTAGTGAATAGTGTTCAATAATGGTTCCAAAGATGTCCCGCACTGACCAAACCCCGACAATCAACATGACCATCACGGGAACTGGCAGCTATCTTCCCTGCAAGGTCCTGACCTCTGCCGCAATCGATGCGCGGATGGGTTGGCAGGATGGGACCTGCCAAAGCCGATACGGGATCGTCGCGCGCCATGTCGCGGCAGGGGAGGAGACCAGTTCCCTCATGGCGAGCAAGGCTGCGCATCGCGCGATGGAGATGGCCGGCTGCCGGCCGCAGGATCTGGACCTGATCCTCGGCGCCTGCGGGGTGATGGAGCAGCCCATCCCCTCGACAGCGGTGCTGGTTCAGGAAAAGCTGGGACTGGGGCGGACGGGTATCCCGGCCTATGACGTGAATGCGACCTGTCTCAGCTTTTTGCAGGCGCTGGATGTGGCGGCCTTGCATATCCAATGCGGCAGGGCGCGGCGGGTGCTGGTGTTTTCAGCCGATATCGCCTCGGTCGGGCTGGACTGGAACCACCCCGAGGCCGCAGCGATCTTTGGCGACGGCGCGGCGGCGGTCGTCCTTGAGGCGGGTGGAACGGGCGGGATACTGGCGCAGGACTTTTGCACCTTTGCCCATGGGCATGACGCATGCGTGCTGGCGGCGGGCGGCACCCGGGTCAACCCGGCGCGCGGTATCGCACCGGGCGAAGACCGGTTTCGCATGGATGGCGGCAAGGCGTTCCGCGTTGCCTCGCGTCACCTGCCGCTGTTTCTGGCACGGCTGCTGCGCCGGGCCGGTGTGACGATGGACAAGATCGGATGCGTTATCCCGCATCAGGCCAGTGCGCTGGCGCTGCGTCACGCGGTCGAGAACCTGCGTCTGGCATCGGACAAGGTGATCGACATATTCGCGCTGACCGGCAACCAGATCGCCGCCTCGATCCCCGTGGCTCTGGATCACGCGGTGCGCTCGGGTCGCTTGCGGCGGGGGAATACGGCGCTGTTGCTGGGCACTTCGGCCGGGATCTCGATCGGCGGCGCGATGGTGCGGTTTTGAGACGCGCTCTGGTGACCGGGGCCAGCGGCTGCCTTGGCCGCGCGCTGGTCGAAGAGTTGCAAGAGCAGGGCTGGCAGGTCCGCACGACCGCGCGCAGCCAGGTTGATCTGCCGGATTTCCGCGCCGTCGATCTGGTTTGCGACGATCTGCGCCCGCTGGTGGCTGGAATGGATACGGTATTTCACTGTGCGGCGCTAAGTTCGGCATGGGGCACACGGGCAGCGTTTCATGCCGCGAACGTGTTGGCCACCCGACGCCTGCTGGATGCGGCAGAGCAGGTGGGTGTCGAACGCTTGGTCTTTGCATCTTCGCCCAGCATCTATGCCGATGGCACCGACCGGCTGGACCTGCCCGAGCACGCCCCTTTGCCAGCGCGGCCGCTGTCGCTTTACGCCGAAAGCAAGCGCAAGGCCGAGGCGATGGTGCTTGGACACAACGGCGGTATGAACTGCACCGCCATCCGCCCCCGTGCCATCTATGGCCGCCATGACCGCGCCCTGCTGCCGCGTCTGATCGGCGCCATGCGGCAGGGACGGGTGCCGATGATCCGGGGTGGGCGGGCTTTGATCGACCTGACGCACAGACACGACGCGGCCCGGGCGATGATCCTTGCGGCGTCCGGTCCCCGAGGAGGGGTCTGGAACATCACCTCGGGCCAGCGTTTCCGCTTTTGCGATCTGGTCGATCTGATTGCGCGGGAAAGCGGGCTGCGCTTTCGGCGGCTGCACCTGCCTTACGGGCTGGCGCGTGGGCTGGCGGTCGTTTCGGAAAGCATGGCGCGGCTGCGCGGAGGGGCTGAGCCCCGGCTGACGCGGCAGGCCGTTGCCTCGCTGGGGACCAGCCTGACGCTGGATATCTCGGCCGCAAGGCGCGAGCTTGGCTATTGCCCCGCAGTCCGGTTCGAGGAGGGGGTGGCTGAATGCTTTGCCTGACCACGCTGCGGATTGGGGAATGCCGTGCGCCTGCATGGGGTGCGGGACTGCGGGGCAGGGGTTTTGCTACCTTCCCGGCTCTGGTCACGCTGATCAGGACCGAAACCGCGACGGTGCTGGTCGATGGCGGCTATGGTCCGGCATTCTTCAAGGCGACGGCTCGATTTCCCGCCCGCTTTTATCGCTGGCTGACCCCGGTGCGCCTGCCCGAAGATCAGTGGCTGTCCCGGCAGTTGCCCTGCGTGCCGGATATGGTGCTGCTGACCCATATGCATGCCGATCATGTCTCGGGGTTGATGGAGCTGCCGGAGGGCGTGCCGGTGCGTGCATCGCGGCAGGCCATTGCCCATCTGCGCGGATTGTCGGATTGGCAGGCACTTCGCGCGGCCTGCCCGGCAGGTTTGCGCGACGCCGTTCTTGCCCGCGATCCGCAGCCGGTCGAGGACGGTCCTTTGGTCCCGACCGGCCTGCCGGGTTTCCCCGAAGGTCACGACATACTTGGCGATGGCCGTTTGATCGCGATCCCGCTGCCCGGTCATGGGATCGGACAGATCGGGCTGTGGATCCCCGAGGCCGCGCGTTTCCTGATCGCCGATGCCGCCTATAGCCGGGCCAGCCTGCGTGAAAATCGCCTGCCGCCGGGCCCGGTTCTGGCGCGTCTGGGCGATGCGGAAGCCTATCGCGACACTTTCGCCAGACTGCGCGCGCTGATGCATAGCCGGCCCGAGATCATCTTTGACCCTTCGCATTGCCCCGAGACCGCGCCATGAGCCTGACCGCCTTTCTGAGCAGCCGCTATGCCGCCTTCCCCTCTCGCGATGCGATCGAGATGCATCAGGCCGCCGCCTTCCGCCGGTTTCGCGCGCGGGCCATGCCACGCTCGCCCTTTTACCGCGACATGGCGGACCTGCCGCTGGACCGGTTGCCGCGCATGGACAAAGCGCGGCTGATGGAGAACTTCTCACGTGTCAACACCTGCGGGATCGACCGCGAGGCCGCGTTTCAGGCGGCGATCCGGGCCGAGGGCAGCCGTGATTTCCGCCCGATGATCGGCAATGTCTCGGTCGGGCTTTCGACCGGCACCTCGGGGCAGCGCGGGCTGTTTCTGGCCACCCCGCGCGAACGCAGGCTGTGGGCGGCGATCATGCTGGGACGGTTCTGGCCGAACCTTGCGCGACCGCAGCGCGTGGCCTTTTTCATGCGCGCCGACAATGCGCTTTATCGCAGCATCTCGAACCCTTTGGTGCGTTTTGGCTTTTTCGATCTTCTGTCGCCATTCGAGGCGCAGATCCCAAGGCTGGCGGCGCTGAATCCGACCGTGCTGATCGCACCGGCGCGCCAGCTTGGCCTGTTGGCGCAGATGCAGGCGGCGGGAGAGCTTGCCCTGACGCCCTCGCGCGTGATCTCGGTTGCCGAGACGCTGTCACCCGAGGACGCGCAGGCGATCCGCAGCGCCTTTGACCGCCCCGTCGATCAGGTCTATCAGGCGACCGAGGGGGTGCTGGCCATGACCTGTCGCGCCGGCAACCTGCATCTGAACGAACGCTGGCTGCGCATCGACCGCGAGGTGATCGATGCGGAGACTGGCGCGTTCTGCCCGATCATCCACGATTTCACCCGCGAAAGCCTGCCGATCCTGAATTATCGGCTGAACGACGTGCTGGTTCCTGATCCCCGGCCTTGCCCCTGCGGCTGCGCCAGCACCCGTATCGCCCGGATCGAGGGGCGCGAGGATGACATGCTGTGGTGGCGCTCGGGTCGCAGCCGGCGCATGGTCAGCGCCGAGGCGATCCGCACCACCATCGCCTGCCTGCCCCAGTCCCTGCGCGATTATCGCGTGATCCAGCAAGGGGAAGAGCTGCATCTGTGGCTGGAAGGCGCAGGCGTCGGTGCGGATGGCGCGCTTTCGACGGCTTTCGAGGATCTGGCAAAGCGTCTGGACTGCGCCTTGCCGCGACTGGTTTTCCACAACGGCCTGCCCGACGAGCGGGACGAGAAAAAACGACGCCGCATCAAGGTTCTTCCCGGAGCGGCATCGCTAGGCCCGCCCGATCAGGAAACCCCATTGTCTGACCTTCGTAGTGGCAAGACCATTCCAGTCGTTTCGCGTTCGGCCGCATCATCGGCGAGCCCCGGATAGGACCCGCCGAACCCCACCCCGCCGGGGCCGTCCAGCCCAAGGACGTCCTCCGCGGCGGTTTTTCTGGCTGCGGATTACAGCGCCGCCAGCACCCGCGCCCATGACCGGATGCCCTTGTGAAAGCTGGTCAGGCTGTATTTCTCGTTCGGGCTGTGGATGCGGTCGTCGGTAAGGCCAAAGCCAGCCATCACGACATCCACCCCCAGCATTTCCTTGATCATGGTGGTTACGGGGATCGAGCCGCCGCCGCCTACAAAGGCTGCCTCCTTGCCCCATTCGTCGCTGAGCGCCTGCTGCGTTTTCTGGAAAACCGGGACCGAGACATCGAAGGCGACGGCGCGGCCCGAGCCGAATTCGGTGAATTCGACCCGGCAATCGGCGGGAATGCGGGCCCTGACGAATTCGCGGAATGCGGCGCGGATCTTGTGCGGATCCTGATCAAAGACCAGACGGAAACTGATCTTGGCCGAGGCGACCGCCGGGATTACGGTCTTGAACCCGTCACCGGTATAGCCGCCGGTCATGCCGTTCACCTCGCAGGTCGGACGCGACCAGGTCTGTTCCAGCACCGAGCGGCCCTTTTCACCAGCGGGGACCGACAGGCCGACCTCGCCAAGGAACTCGGATTCTGAAAAGCCGAGCTGAGCCCAGCTGTCGCGCAACGATTGCGGCAGGTCAGGCACGCCGTCATAAAAGCCCGGAAGGGTGATGCGGCCGTCGGCATCGCGCAAATCTGCGAGGACGCGGGCAAGGATGTGGTTCGGGTTGGCCGCAGCCGAGCCGTAAAAGCCTGAATGCAGGTCGCGGTCACTGGCGTGGATGTGAATTTCCTCGGCACAAAGGCCACGCAGGCTGGTGGTGATTGCGGGTGTCTGTTTGTCCCACATGTTGGTGTCGCAGATCATGGCGACATCGGCTTGCAGCTCATCCTTGGCTGCTTCGAGAAAGCCGGGCAGGCTGGGACCACCCGATTCCTCTTCGCCCTCCAGCAGGATTGTGATCGGCACCGGCAGTTTGCCGGTGACGGCCTTCCAGGCGCGGCAGGCCTCGACAAAGGTCATCAACTGGCCCTTGTCATCCGAGGAGCCGCGGCCACGAATTTCCTTGCTGCCGTCGGGCAGGGTGACGATTTTGGGTTCAAAGGGATCGTCGTCCCACAATTCCAGCGGGTCGGTGGGCTGCACGTCATAATGACCGTAAAACAGCACCTTCATACCGGGCGCGTCGTGGTCCTTGGCCAGGACGATGGGATGGCCGGGGGTGTCGCGAACCTCGGACGCGAAGCCGATTGCAGCCAGGTCCTGCGCATGCCATTCGGCGCAGCGGCGCGTTTCGGCGGCATAGGCGGGATCGGTCGAGATCGACTTCATCCGCACGGTCTGGAACAGGCGGTCGAGCGCGTTTTCCAAATCGGTGTCGATATGGGCCAAGACTTTCTCGAGATCTGACATCGGTAGAGCCTCCACAAGATAAAGTTGGGTTTGCAAGAGATAAGCTTAAACGTGCCGCCCAAGAGGCCGGGCGGCAACGGAGTTGTCAGAATGGCCAGATCAGCGGCACGAGGAATACCGCGATGATGAAGAACCAGATCAGCATCGGTAAGCCGAGTTTCCAGTAGTCACCGAACTTGTAGGCGCCCGGTTCCATCACCATCAGGTTGGTGGCGGTTGCCACGGGGGTCAGGAAGGCTCCGGCACAAGCGATGCAGACGCACATCAGCACCGGCTGGATCGAGATCCCCATCTGCTTTGCCGCCACCACCGAGATTGGGATGATGATCAGCGACGTTGCCGTATTGGAGATGACCTGCCCCAATATCGCCGACAGGATGAACAGGCCGGCCAGCAGGGAATACGGTCCCATATCGCCCACGACATGAACAAGCCCGTCGGCCAGAAGCTTTGCCGCTCCCGTCACCTCCATCGCCGTCGACAGCGGCATGAGCGCCGCGACCAGAATGACCGTCGTCCAGCCGACCGAGCGATAGACCTGCTCGACGCTCAGCACGCCCGCCGTCACGATGATCCCCGCTGCCAGCAGGCCGGCAACGGCCGGCGGCACCAGCCCGGTCGCCAGCAGCAAGACCATCAGCGCAAGGGCCATCAGCACGGTTTTCGACCCCGCCCCCATCGGCACCGCCTGACGGCGCACCACATCGGGGGTATTGACGACCAGAACCTCGTGCTGCTCAAGCCTCGTGTCCAGCGCCCCCCAGGTGCCTTGCAACAGCAGCGTATCCCCCGCCGCCAGCGTCACGCTGCGGCGCAGATCCTCGCCCTGACGCTGAATCGCCAGCACGATCAGATCGCCGCTTTCGGTGACCATGCCCGGAAAAAACCGTGCCCCGATCAGCGGCGAGCGCGGCGGGATCAGCACCTCGGCAAGGCCCGACTCGCCGTTGAACAGCGTATCGGAGAGATCGCCGATCAGAGTATCTTCGCGAACGGCAAGATCCAGTCGCCCGACCAATTCGGCAGCCTGATCGGCGGGGCCGCGAATAACCAGAATGTCGCCTTCCCCCACAGCGTCGTTGCGGGCCGGCTGGCCCTTTGCGTTCTTCACCGTGATAAGAACAAGATCGGGTAGCCCGTCCAGGTCGATCGCCGCGCGCGGCTGCCCGATAACCCGAGAGCCGGCACGCACTCGCAGTTGGTGCACATCGCTGGACAGGTAATATTGCTCGAACAGGGTGCAGGCATGGCGGCTTAGGTCGGGGGGCAGGGATCGTGTCATGCGCTTGGGCAGAAGCTTTTGGCCGAACAGCACGGCAATGGCTACACTGCCGATCACCAGCGGTACGCCGACCAGCCCAAATTCGAAATAGCCGAAGCCGCCGCCGCCAGCCTCCTTGGAGGCTTCCGCAACCAGCACGTTTACCGGGCTGCCCGTCAGCATCAACTGCGAGCCGGCATGTGCACCAAAGACCAACGGCATCAGCAGTTGCGACGGCGCGCGCCCCAGACGGATCGCTATCACCACAACCACCGGAAGCAGCGCGGCCACAGCGCCATTGACGCTGATCAGCGCCGACAGGACGCCCACGAATGCCATCATCATCACGATCAATCGTGTCCGGCTGGTGCCGGCATGGCGGATCAGAAGCTGACCTGCCCAAGCGGTGACGCCCGACAGTTCAAGCCCGGCACTGACCACGAAAAGCGCGGCGATGAAAATGACAGCCGGATCGCCGAATCCCGCCAGTGCCTCTTGTACCGTCAGAATGCCGCTGGCCCAAAGTGCAAGCGCCGCGCCGACGCAGACAACGATAACCGGAAGCCTGTCCCAGATGAAAAGCACGACGATTGCCGCAACAATCGCAAAAACGATCCAGATATCTGTCAATGATGATCCCCGCTTCAAAGGATTGATTGATGTTGACGAATATCGTGCAAAACGGCAACACTAATTCCACAGCAATGCCAATGCTGCCCAATCGGGAAAACATATCGTCTTGCCGAATATGGGCTCATCGACATGGGCTACCCGATGCAGGATTGGTCGGACTACTCTCTAGTTGCAGATCAGCCACTTTTGGCGGTCTGATATATGCGCCGGACTGAAATCAATGAAAAAGGCAATGCGATATCAGTGCTATTCTTGTGGAAGGAAACGGGTTTCGTCAGGGGCGCCTGACTCCTTTTGTACCGTGCATTTATCAAAAGCAGGGGGGTAAGGTGGCGAACAAATCAGGGAAGAGTGGATCGCCCACAGATACCGAAGGAATGTCGGGATTCCTGGGCACAATCGAACGGTTGGGAAACATGGTTCCCCACCCGGCGATTATCTTTTTTATGCTCATCGGAACCGTGATCGTTCTTTCGGTGATCTTCGGGGCGCTTGGCACATCGGTCATTTACGAAGGCTATGATGAGACCGTCGGGGATATCGTGACCCAGACCAGCGCCGTGCGCAGTCTGCTGTCTCCTGATGGCATTCGCTTCATGGTGACCTCTCCGGTTGCGAATTTCCTGGGCTTCACCGGAGTGGGAGTGATCCTTGTCGCGATGATCGGGGTTGGGCTGGCCGAGGAATCGGGGCTGATCGCCACTCTGGTGCGCAAGCTGGTGGCGGCGGCGCCGCGTTCGATCTTTACCTTCATGATCGTCATGGTGGGCGTGTTGTCCTCGATCGCGGCCGATGCCGGTTATCTGGTGTTGGTGCCGTTGGCGGCTGCGGCCTTTCACAGCATGGGGCGGCATCCATTGGCCGGTCTGGCGGCCGGCTTCTCGGGGGTGGCGGCGGTGTTTCTGGTCAACGTCTTCATCACCCCGGTCGACGCCCTTCTGGTCGAGGTGACGAACGACTCGATCCGGACGGTCAATCCGAATGCCGAAATCACGGTGGTGGGCAATCTGTTCTTCATGATCGCCTCGTCGATCGTGATGGGCATCATCTGCACCGTGCTGACAGAACGCTTCATTGAGCCGCGCCTTGGACCCTATGACGGCGGCCTGCCGGTCGAGGCCTCCACCGGCCTTACCGAAGCCGAACAGCGCGGGCTGAAGTATGCCGGGCGGGCGCTGCTGGTCTTTGTCGTCGTACTTGGCGCATTGACGGCGCCGCCTGCGCCTTGGGGCATCCTGCGCAATCAGGAAACCGGCGGGATCATGGCCGGCTCGCCCTTTATGAGCGGCCTGATCGTGCTGATCAGCCTGCTGTTCCTGATCATCGGCTATGCCTACGGGCGTGGCGCCGGGACCATCGCCAATATGACGGCGGGGATCGGGCTGGTGGTCAAGACCTGGAGCAATCTGGCCGGAATGATTTTCCTGCTGTTCGTGATTGCGAACTTTATCGCCTTCTTCAACTTCACCAACCTTGCTACGGTTCTTGCGGTCAATCTGGCGAACTTCCTGCAAACATTGCCGATTTCCGGAATCACCTACATCGTCCTGTTCGTCCTTGTGGTGGCAATCATCGACATCATCCTGACCGGGGCGTTGGCGAAATGGGCGATATTGGCCCCGGTCTTTGTCCCGTTGTTCATGCGACTGGGCGGCGATCCGGATTATGTTCTGGCCGCCTATCGCGTGGGGGATAGCCCGATGAACGTGATCACGCCGCTGAACGTCTATCTGGCCGTCATGGTCGGATTTGCCCAGAAATACCAGAAGGACGCGGGGATCGGCACGGTTGTCGCCCTTATGCTTCCCTATACGGTGACATTGTTGGTCGTGTGGACGCTGTTGCTAGTCGTTTGGTATGCGCTTGGCCTGCCGCTGGGGCCGGCCTGAAGCAAAACGTATCGGGCGGACGCAAGAAACGCCCGATATTTTCGCTCCGCACCCGGTTCAGGCGGATTCTGTCTCTGCCTGAACCAGCTTGGTGCCCGCAATCTGGGTGGGTATCAGGAACCGCCCCCTTACCGGCCTATGCGTTGCGGAATGTTTCCTGTGGCTGGGTGCTCTTTCGAACCCTTTCCTTGATCTCGGCCTTGTCCTGGACAATCTTGCCGGCCGATGCATCTCGTTTCTCGTGATATGTAGTTGCTGGAAAGTGCGCGATCATTCTGGGAATCCCGCGGACCGGTTTTTAAATTACGCAGCCAACTCGATCATCGAGCCGATAATTTGACGAAGGGGAAAAGCGCTCGCGAATTGTCCGGTTGCTAATCCCAATGCGGAAAATGGTGGGCTTGGTTTACCTTCAACGGAGCATGACCCAACTCGCGAACGAGATGACCCGCAACTCGATAAGCTGGGGTCAGTCTCATTGGTCCTCAAAGCCAGAAGCAACAGGTGTAGCGACAGCGATGGGGCCATCCCGGACCGCGCCACACCATCGCAATCCATTGCGATTGTGCAGATTGCTGCTGAGAACATGCCGATCACCAATGCACGGGCGGCCTATGGCTTTTCACCTTGGGCCCCTTCAAACAGCGATGGTCGCAAGGACTATGCTGCTGGCAGAGGAAAACTCCCCTCTCTTGTTTCGGGCGACCGGCAAGATGGGCGGTCATACCGGCACGCGTGCCTCAGATTTCCCGTGAGCCAAGAAAGCGCCCGAAGGTTCGGATGGTTGGGCCGAACAGGAAAGCTTCGTAAGGCTCGGGGTCGCTGCCCGGAAAATCCATGCCGGGCGAGCCGGCAGGCATTCCGGGAACAGCCAGCCCTGTTGCGTCAGGCCGCTCTGCCAGAAGGCGGCGGATCGCAGCGGCTGGCACATGACCCTCTACCACATAGCCGCCCACCTCGGCGGTGTGGCACGATGTCAGTTCGTCCGGCACGCCGAGCCGCTGCTTGAGACTGTCGACATCAGCCGAGTTCACGACCCTGACCGGGAACCCCGCAGCCTCGATATGCGCAATCCAGTCGCTGCAGCAGCCGCAGGACGGATCCTTGGTGACGGTCATCAGTGGCAACGCCTCGGCGTGTCCCCGACCTGCCAAGGAAACCAGCAGGGGAAATGCGCCGGCAGTCGTCAGAAGGGCGCGTCGGCTTATGGTGTGGTCGTTTCGCATCGTCAAACCTCGGTGATGGGTTTCATTATCTCGCCGTGCCGATTCAGGCGCGACGCAGGGGGCTAACAGGTTCCGGCCTTCCGCGGCATGTGCCGCCTTCCTTATGCCTGCGGGAGATGGCCTGACCAGTCCGCCCATCGTCACAGTTTGCTGCGGCGAGGCTCCAAGGCGTTGCCGCCTGCGCGATGATGGCAGGGCGGAGTGGAGCAAAGGCCCGCGCCGCCGCGAAAGGATGTTCATTATCGTCTCATCAGGACGTAACGTCCTGTTCATCAAAGCCGATGGGACGTCCCAGGCCTTACCCGCGGGATGCGATCAGAGGCGACGGGATTGGGGAGGACGTTCGCTTAGGCCAGGAGCGCGGGAGGCCCGGACTGTATCAGCGGGAAGGTCATGGCTTGCGGGCACGAGGCCATCGCCTGCGTCCTCGTCCGGCACAGGAAGAAAGGCCGAAAGGCCCACGCAAAGGCGTTCACATATGCCGGCATCAGTCGAGTTGCCGTGCTGATCGCCGTCACAGGCGGGTTTACTGTTGTGCGGGCTATGCATCATCTCGGCGATATGCGCGGAGTGATCCGGCACCGCACTCATGCGTGCCGCGTGCGCTGAGGCCACCGTGGTAACCACGGTGA
This window harbors:
- a CDS encoding DUF411 domain-containing protein; this encodes MTVTKDPSCGCCSDWIAHIEAAGFPVRVVNSADVDSLKQRLGVPDELTSCHTAEVGGYVVEGHVPAAAIRRLLAERPDATGLAVPGMPAGSPGMDFPGSDPEPYEAFLFGPTIRTFGRFLGSREI
- a CDS encoding AbgT family transporter; protein product: MLIGTVIVLSVIFGALGTSVIYEGYDETVGDIVTQTSAVRSLLSPDGIRFMVTSPVANFLGFTGVGVILVAMIGVGLAEESGLIATLVRKLVAAAPRSIFTFMIVMVGVLSSIAADAGYLVLVPLAAAAFHSMGRHPLAGLAAGFSGVAAVFLVNVFITPVDALLVEVTNDSIRTVNPNAEITVVGNLFFMIASSIVMGIICTVLTERFIEPRLGPYDGGLPVEASTGLTEAEQRGLKYAGRALLVFVVVLGALTAPPAPWGILRNQETGGIMAGSPFMSGLIVLISLLFLIIGYAYGRGAGTIANMTAGIGLVVKTWSNLAGMIFLLFVIANFIAFFNFTNLATVLAVNLANFLQTLPISGITYIVLFVLVVAIIDIILTGALAKWAILAPVFVPLFMRLGGDPDYVLAAYRVGDSPMNVITPLNVYLAVMVGFAQKYQKDAGIGTVVALMLPYTVTLLVVWTLLLVVWYALGLPLGPA
- a CDS encoding SLC13 family permease, giving the protein MTDIWIVFAIVAAIVVLFIWDRLPVIVVCVGAALALWASGILTVQEALAGFGDPAVIFIAALFVVSAGLELSGVTAWAGQLLIRHAGTSRTRLIVMMMAFVGVLSALISVNGAVAALLPVVVVIAIRLGRAPSQLLMPLVFGAHAGSQLMLTGSPVNVLVAEASKEAGGGGFGYFEFGLVGVPLVIGSVAIAVLFGQKLLPKRMTRSLPPDLSRHACTLFEQYYLSSDVHQLRVRAGSRVIGQPRAAIDLDGLPDLVLITVKNAKGQPARNDAVGEGDILVIRGPADQAAELVGRLDLAVREDTLIGDLSDTLFNGESGLAEVLIPPRSPLIGARFFPGMVTESGDLIVLAIQRQGEDLRRSVTLAAGDTLLLQGTWGALDTRLEQHEVLVVNTPDVVRRQAVPMGAGSKTVLMALALMVLLLATGLVPPAVAGLLAAGIIVTAGVLSVEQVYRSVGWTTVILVAALMPLSTAMEVTGAAKLLADGLVHVVGDMGPYSLLAGLFILSAILGQVISNTATSLIIIPISVVAAKQMGISIQPVLMCVCIACAGAFLTPVATATNLMVMEPGAYKFGDYWKLGLPMLIWFFIIAVFLVPLIWPF